GCCCTGACAAGGCCCCACCTCAGCCCTCATTCCTCTTTCCcggctgcagctgtggggctACCACAGCTGCAGTCAACAGCTCACCTCATGTTAACCCTCACTTTGGATGGTGACCTCAAAAACCactgttttcaggaaaattttACCTCACGTCAAACTGTGGGGCTTACCCAGCTTAACTGGAGAGCAAGCACTGAGGGGCGCACCTCTAACCCAGCCGGCACACACAGTGAGCCTCCCTCAGGTAATCATCGGGCTAGGAATATTTCTAACCAAAGAGCatctgcatattaaaaaaaaaaaaatcctctatgcattgtttttcttgggttttcctGTAAAAGGGAAGCTACtagaaaaatctttctcctcAGGTCAGCCTTTGTTACTCCTCTCAGTGGCATGTTTCCTTGTAGCCATTTTTTCGCCTGCAGTTACTTTCGATAGCTTTAATGTTCCTCACCCTCCAAATGCTAGGAAATATTACTTCCAGCCTTCCATGTAACATAATTAGCATTACTATTGCAGCCTCTGTATTGTTTGAGATTTTTACAGGCGCTGTCTCCATTGCCTATAGTGTTATTTGCTTGAGCCAAAACCAGGCAACCCTTGTTTTCCAGGCAGGAGGGTTGTTTTTTGGCATCCTTTTTCATATTGTCATAATTTGCCCACCTGGCAGTGGTCAGCGTTGCCTGTGTGATGTTGCCTTCACTACTGACAAGAGGGGAGGCAAACTCGTATCACAGACTTGCTCGATCGCTGCGACCATTTGATGTGTCATCTTGCCTTTTTCAGACGGTGCAGACGGTGCTTCTCGTGGTGGCTGTGTTCCTGCTCTCCTGGCTGCCACACCACATCATCACGATGTGGGCAGAGTTCGGGCAGTTTCCCCTGAACAACATCTCCTTCACCTTCCGCATCATCTCTCACTGCTTGGCCTACGGGAACTCTTGCATCAACCCCATCATTTACGCTTTCCTCTCAGAAAACTTCCGCAAGGCCTGCCGGCAAGTCTTCACCTGCAGGTTCTTCCTGTGGCCGGATACCACCGAGAAACTGGTCAGGATACGCATGGAGAACTTCTCTACCACGCACTCAACCACTAAAATGTAAATTGGACTCACAAATGCCTTTctagagaaggggaaagggtGCTGTCTGGGGAGAACAGGTATACAAGTCCATTTTAGGGAGTTGCAGCCTGCAGCAATGTGGACTTTGTCAGATTACTAAGGTGGTAGGAGGCATTCTTCCACCTGGCTGTTAGGACACTTGACATAGCTTCTCCTAGGGTACATTGCAAGGCACTGGGCTCTGTGCAACAGAAATATCTGAATGTCCTTGCGGTGCCCATAAGATAGAACTCGTATCCAGTTGCAGTTATGCCCATAAAGTCTAAAATAAGTTACACAGAAGGTAGCATATGGACAGACAAGAACAGTTAATTATGTCTGTAGAGAGTCATTAGGAATGTGAACGATGAGCGATATGACATTTAGAGAGCACTGAAAAGCAGTTTGGGAGAAGTCAAACTAAAAAGTCTTTGAATatgtctttgtttcttaaacAAGTTGGACCATATGCAAGCTACATACATTTTTAGCTCATTAGCTGCAATAGGGTCTCTAAATCTCCTTGAAGGCTTTGCTATAGTATTTATGTATTGGGTAGTAAAACCTTTCATGTGAGACGTGTCATGTGGATGTCTGCATTTGGTGGCTCTGTATCAGTTTGAACGCCTGTGTGCTCAACATAATTACTGCTGTTAATCACTGCCTCCAGTAACTGTCTGTGAGCAACAGTAGGAAAGTGGTGTTTCTCAATATACGCTTAAAAGAACTGTGGTTTTGTTGGAAAGTAATATTTACAAAAGGCTTTATTGGTAAATATGGTGTTCTCTGAGTATATTTATCCAAAGCTTTTTATTGGTCACTTTAGTATATAAATGCTAAAATTTTTCTGGGTGGTTTTTGGTGGAGTTTTTTTGGGGATAAACTGGTTTGATCAACAGCATCCAAGCAACAATCAGTTTAGAGCATTTGTACTTAGTTCAAGGTTATTGTTTGTAAATATATAAAGTGCATATTACTTCAAAATTAAGAAGCATATGGCTGAAAGGACTTCATTGTTTCACTCTGTTGTCTAATTTGATAGCAGTGTCCTGCAATCCAGATTAACCTGTCATAGGATTCACTGTAACAATTCCAGATTCATAGACTACGTTACtggttttttaaaagtgagttACAGAAGTTAAACCACAAATTATACATctaaaaaccacaacaaaaatatCCAAGTAAAACGTTGTATTCAATGAGAAGACAAATACTTGAAGCTGGACATGTGAGATCCCAAGCAGCAACTTAAATCCCTCAGAAACTTGAAAAGGCAACTCTGTATATTGAACTGGGAAGCACAGTCACCATCACCAGCTGCCTCAGAGAAGAAAGACACTCTGAAGCAGGTATTAACTGGGTATTTATGCTAACGCAAGTGAAGCActacagctttgaaaaaattCAGATTCAAATGATGTGACACTTGAGATGGAGTCAGCCTGAAATTGCTTAGGCAAAAGCAGGCAAGCTAATATTAGAATTTCTTATCTGGAATGTTTGGAATACAATTTACCTCATTTAAATTAATATGTGTGTCTACAGTTAAGTGAAGCTATTTCTCAGCAGTTCAGACTACCTGGTATAATGCAAGATACATattaagaaatggaaacaggATCTCCTGTAAATTAGCCTACTAGACTGTCCCCAGGTTTCTGTTTAAGGATTTACCCTATTCTTATGTGTCCACAACAGAAGCCGACCTGTATAAACTGCCTGATTTGCAGTGAAATGAACCACAGATGAGAATCAAATATGGGTGGAAAATACAAAGGCTTTCAGCCTCTGAGCGGATCACTtttccactgtatttttaaaatttgaaagctTTCTGTTGTATGACATGATTTTACTGCAGCTTGTAACTTCCCCTAGGAGCCCCTTAACTGCAGTATGAACGGACCACACGTGTACAATATCTAGGATAAGGTTATACAGCCTTAGACTTAACGTGATTACCTGGgcaagttttctgtttgtttagtttttacTCACAGTATACCAAGAATAAGATTATCTCCAGTACCTTATTTCCTCTGAAACCAATGATTTAGATACTGTGCTGTGATCTTTTCATTTAACAGCTTACTCTTTCTACAGACCCAGTTTTAGCACAGGCTAAAGCAGATAGCATGGGAAAAACAACCActaaaagaaaaggctgtgatAAATCACTGCAACAGAAATCAGAGCTAAAGCGCTATTTTTGTGTGATTATTTACCATGGATACAAACTAGCAGCTAGGTAGGAAATAACCTCAGCCTCACTCTAGTCCTTTGagttaaaaggagaaaaagaacaataGCACTATATTCAAAAGAAATCTTGTACTCACTGTTACCAGTGAGTCATCAGCATCCAGAGTCAACATGCTTCTTTCCTTTAACAGgagactttttttgtgtgttggggtttttcgTTTTTACAATCAGTTCAGAGACTGGACATGTCActacagcaagcagaaaaaatgagCATACACTTaaggcttccttttttttttatttaatagaacATGAAGCAGCAAGATACCCTTTCTCAGTGAAAGGTAAAcataaaattacaaattaagGCCTTAAAAAAACTTCAAGCTTTATTGTGCCTTCTCGTTCCCCCAAACCTTAGCGATAACTGGTGTAGAATTCTCTGAATGAACTGCTACATTAcaagaaaatcaaatataatTTGTCTTTCAGTCTTTAATTGGCCAACGGTATAGcaaaattaggaaaaatgttttcttttatttttcccctgccaACAATAgtgatttttaagttttaataatgaatttttagctgctggtggtgggaaGCAATGAAATACAACAGAGCTGCCCATCACACAGGcacattttcattctgctttgaaTTTAAGTTAAAAGCCtcaacaaaattaaacaaaatcaaTAGATGAGATCACTCTTCAGTCTTCTCCAAAGGTATTTTGTTAATTACTAGCTTCCTTTTGGAAAGCCATGAGTTGTGATGCCTATGGAAATGACAACTGCAGCTTCCAGAACAGTGCACAAAGTTAACCTGATCAAGTGGTTCTGAAACTCAACTCTTTATTCTTCCAGTCTAGCTTACACAGAGaagctcctctgctctgccttaAGTGACTTCAAGCTTGGCCCACAAGGCCATTAGACCGAAGTCCCTTCGACTATTATATCACCACTTGGGAAACTGCATCAAGCTCCTTTAACCTGGAGGCTTATTAACAGAGGAGTCCATGCCTGGGAGACCTCTCCTTTTCCGGGCTGCAGTCTCTATTTTCCGCACCAGGTCCACATCCCACCGATGGGTGACAAAACTAACCACGGTTCCCGGACCCTTGCTTCCCACCCGTCCAACTCGTCCCACGCGGTGCAAGTAATCCTGCAGGGTGTTTGGGAAGTCATAGTTGACCACTAGCTGCACACTGCTGGTGTCCAGCCCCCGTGAGGCAAGGTCAGTGCATACAAGGACAGACACATCGCCCTTCTGGAAGGAGGCGAAAATGCCAGCTCTAGCAGCTGCTAACATCTGTCCCTGCAACCTCAGGTGCTTGATTTTGTGGTCATCCAGGACATAGCCCAGCCAGTTGACGGTGCTGGCACTGTTGCAGAAGATAAGAATAGCCCCACCAGATGCTGGGTGGTCTTTGAGTAGCTGCAGCAGTTCAGGCAACTTGTCCTGGCCTTTGAGGCGGACAAACTTCTGCAGGACGTGGGATGGCAGGCGGTGCAGGCTCTGGGTGGCGAGGGTGACAAACTGGCCCACATCGGTGTACTTCCCCAGAGTCTGGCTCAGCCCTGTGGGGAAGGTGGCtccaaccaccaccacctgcgTCCTCACCTCCCCGGGGCCGGCCAGCCCGGGAGCACCGGCAGCCAGAGGCGCATGTGCCAGGATCTCCTCCAGCGGCTCCACGAAGGTGTCGTCCATCATCAGGGCGTCCACCTCATCCAGCACCATCCAGCGCAGCCGCCCCAGGGCCAGGAAGCGCATCCGCAGCGCCCGCCACAGCGCCCCGGGGGTGCCCAGCAGCACGGCTacccccggcggcggcgcccgcaGCTGCCTCCacagcccgcccgccgcgccgccgcccgtCAGCCCGCGCACCTGCAGCCCCGCCGGCCGGCACAGCGCCGCCGTCACCGCGCCCACCTGCGCCGCCAGCTCCCGCGACGGCAGCACCACCAGCCCGCGGGGCGACGCCAGCCCCTCCGCCGGCGCCTCCGTCGGCCCCTCGGGGTGGCAGAGCAGCCTGTTCAGCAGGGGCAGCAGGTAGGCCAGCGTCTTGCCGCTGCCGGTCTCGGCGGCGCAGAGGGCGCTGCGGCCGCGGCGCAGCGCGGGGATGGCGAGGCGCTGCACGGCCGTCGGGCGGCACACGGAGAGGCCCTCCAGGCCGGCCAGCAGCGCCGGCGCCAGCCCCATCTCGGCGAAGGACGGGCCCTCCCGCTCCGCGTCAGCCGGCGGCGCCTGCAGGGCGGGAGCCGCCTCCTGCGAGGGCTCCAGCTGGAAGTAGTCCCCGCAAGCCTTCCTGTGCTTCCAGCCCGCCGACACCAGCGGCGGCCGCTCCCAGCGCCCCACCGTCTGCCAGCGGGGCTGGCTCAGCTCCGGCCGCCGGCTccgcagcagcagcttcccGGGCCGCGCCGGCACCGCCTCCCCCttcccgcgccgccgccgctgctcgCCCCGCTGCAGGCGCAGCCGCAGGGCCCAGGGGACGCGCACCACGCTgccggggggctgcccgcccgccgctgccgcccgggTGGCCGCCGCTCGCCGCGGCAGCGCgaccgccgccccgccgcggctcAGCGCCATGGCGGCCCCTCACgtggtggcggcggcgctgcccgaTGACGCCGTGAGGAGACGCTTCCCTCCggtttccccccgccccccggaGCCGCGGCTGCGCCACGCTGGGAGGGTGAGtgccgcgggcgggggggcgctcGGCTGGTACCTCAGGGAGCGACGCGCCCTTCGCCTTTTCAGCTGCCggctgggggctgagccccgCGGGAGCCGCCGTGGCCCTGAGGGGCTCTGGCGGAGGCGGCCCCGGCGCCCCTCGCTCGGGGGCAGGagccggggcggcgggagctCCCCTACGGGCCGCCCCGGCGCCTCAGAGCGCCGCCGGGCTCCCGCAGGGGCCGGGTGAGcagccgcggggccgccgggccGCTCGGGGAGCCTGTCAGGTGGGACAGGACCGcgcgctgcccctgcccgctTCCCGCCAAAGGGAAGCCCGGGGCGTTCGGCGGCGGGAAGTTCTATTCCGTGGCTGTTCCCCCTGATTTCTCTCTTTCAGGTAGTACCGCGACGGGAATGACGGTGAACGCACCTCTGTGCTTTATGGGAAAGAAGATCCTGGCTCCAATGGTGCGGGTGGGAACGTTACCCATGCGTCTTCTTGCTCTGGACTACGGTGCCGATATCGTGTACTGTGAGGTACGAAGGATGAGCAGATGAGGCAGTCTTACCTGATAACATTGTTAAGAAAAGTACAAATAGGCTTTGTTTATTGtaggattttttcttcttacacatagttttcatcagaaaaatggggaaagaagaaTCGCCGTGGCTTAAGGCATTTCCCTTTGAGCAGTCTTCGAGTTATGACAAACCCTTATTTGAAGACTTTTCaataatttcaattaatttggacaaaacaacaaaaagttatGGCAAACTCATTTTAAGACTGTTCAATGATTTCGATTCACCATAATGATTTCCTCACATTctactgtgttttttctggggggGGATGGGTgattgtggtttgggtttttttctgtttttgagTAGTCTCACAATTTTGAGGGAAGTCTTAGACTGACCAGCCGTCTCGCCTGGTTAGTTCTGCTGTGCTAAGCCAGAGCATCCATATGTACCCCTCACAGCGCTGCTGTCCTTGCTTAACAACTTTTTGTAAAGCTGGGTGAAGCTGAGACATTTGCCACAGATATTATTGGTAGGACTAGGTACTTTGTCTTCACTGTCATTGTTGCAGTGCATCAGTATTCCCATTTTCCCCTTCAGTGCTATTATTAGCTCTTCTCAAATGTAGGCATGGGTACAAGTTAAATGACTCagctgagatttaaaaaaaaaaaaaaagcacaaaccaccaaacaaaacccgCAACAGTAGAGTTAAACATAACATAAACGTGGCTTAAATACTGGCTTTCCTGGCAAAGTGTTTGATCTGTGCCAGTAGAACAGACTGAAACAAACTGTCAGAATCTGTTGTTTATGATGTTCTCCAGGAATTCACAGCAGCTCTCTTGTAGTTAATTCATTGCCCTttttggaggggaaggaaagattTGTTCTCAGACAGATAATATGCTGTTTGTCTTGCCACTTGTCTCTAGTTTCTAGAATTACAAATGATACTTAATTAGTTGGATCAACTCCATGTGAAAAATAGTTATTGCTGGGTGATTCAGAAGAAATCTCAAAATTCAGTAGAATAGTTACTGCTGGATGTCATAAAATTGGGAGTAATaaggtgtttttcttctttgagaaataataattaacagTTTCCCAGTTGATGAATTATGACCTCACTGCTGTACATGGGATTAAGTGAGACtatacattttttcattctctggGAGGCTAACTGTAGATCATGTATAGAGAAACCAAAAGCATAGTTTCAGAATCTAGACATCTTAAACACTAAAAGTGAGTCAGGCTTCAGACACCATTTGTACTTTTCCAGTGTCTTACACTTCTTAGTAGCAACAAAAAACCTTGTTACTGAGCAGCTACTGGATTTCACTAATCAGATTTGACAGGGCCATTGTATAGGAAGTGAGCAGAAGATAGTAATGTAGAAATTGTTGTGTTGtccttttttagaaaaaacGACCCAAACCACAACAGGACACAAACATAAAAGTATTGCTTTGCTTACTGGTGAAGTCATAGAATATAAGAAGCTATTTAATCCAGTGCTGTAAACTGTA
This sequence is a window from Falco peregrinus isolate bFalPer1 chromosome 14, bFalPer1.pri, whole genome shotgun sequence. Protein-coding genes within it:
- the DDX28 gene encoding LOW QUALITY PROTEIN: probable ATP-dependent RNA helicase DDX28 (The sequence of the model RefSeq protein was modified relative to this genomic sequence to represent the inferred CDS: deleted 4 bases in 2 codons), whose protein sequence is HPPSVAQPRLGGGGKPEGSVSSRRHRAAPPPPREAAMALSRGGAAVALPRRAAATRAAAAGGQPPGSVVRVPWALRLRLQRGEQRRRRGKGEAVPARPGKLLLRSRRPELSQPRWQTVGRWERPPLVSAGWKHRKACGDYFQLEPSQEAAPALQAPPADAEREGPSFAEMGLAPALLAGLEGLSVCRPTAVQRLAIPALRRGRSALCAAETGSGKTLAYLLPLLNRLLCHPEGPTEAPAEGLASPRGLVVLPSRELAAQVGAVTAALCRPAGLQVRGLTGGGAAGGLWRQLRAPPPGVAVLLGTPGALWRALRMRFLALGRLRWMVLDEVDALMMDDTFVEPLEEILAHAPLAAGAPGLAGPGEVRTQVVVVGATFPTGLSQTLGKYTDVGQFVTLATQSLHRLPSHVLQKFVRLKGQDKLPELLQLLKDHPASGGAILIFCNSASTVNWLGYVLDDHKIKHLRLQGQMLAAARAGIFASFQKGDVSVLVCTDLASRGLDTSSVQLVVNYDFPNTLQDYLHRVGRVGRVGSKGPGTVVSFVTHRWDVDLVRKIETAARKRRGLPGMDSSVNKPPG